The genomic stretch TCTAATGTATGAAAGCGGTGGATAAAAATGTCAAACGTTTCTAAATGCAGGGGGGTACGCAGGGCAGTAGGTGCGTATGGAAGCGGAGAACTCGGTACCCGCTCCCGACAGGTGGTTGAAGGGCACATAACCTCCTGTTCCCCCTGCAGATTTTTTGTAGAGCGTCAAACCCGCCTGGAGCGCCTCCTCGGTTCTCTCGCCTCCTCTTTCGGTGACGCCCCGGACGAGCCGCCGTCCTGGGAGCAGTTTCGCCCGATCCTGCTCAGCGCGATGAAGGACGGCTCGGAAAGCCGTTTTGGGCGCGCGTGGGAAGGAATCCGCGCCCGCCTGGCCGACTGGCTCGTCCCGAAAACGGCCCTCCATCTCTCCCAGGCGTTCTATCTTGCCAAAAGGGCCGCGGTTCCCGCACTCGGCGTGTTTGTCGCCTTTGCGGCGTACTGCGTCTTCACGGGGGAGAGAGCGATGCAGCGGGAAGACCGGGTCGTTCAAGTTGCGCAGGCCTCCCCGTCGCTTCTGCTGCATGTGCAGTTCCAGCCGGGAGAGGCGGGCGGAATGGTATCCGGAGGAAATGCCCGGCAGGAAGGCGTATTGCGATACGGATGGAAGTAGGAACGTTTCTCGGCACTTGTTTTTGCCCTGCGCTGTGGTATATTCACAGGGATAATGAGATAGGACATCAAACGGTTTCGAAAGGAGGTTTCGAGATGTATTCGATCAGGTGCATCCTGGGCGCGGTCTTCGCGGCGGCGCTCACGTGTGTCGCGGCCGACGCGGCGGTCTTCACGGGCGGCGGATCGGAAGTCAACCCGAACCCCGAATACGACACCTACGTCGGACAAAACGCAAGCGGCTCGTACGACACGTGGGAGATAACCCTCCCGAACAACGATTACAAGGTCACCATCGCGTGCGGCGATCCCAGCGCGGCGACAGGCCCCCACTATGTGGCGCTTTCCGGCGACGGCTCGACGTACAGCCAGATCGCGGCGCTGAACACCGCGACTGACGAGAACGAGTTCGCGACGGCGACCAACGTGCCGGTCACCGTCAGTGCGGGTAAACTGAGCCTCCGGCTGGGCGGCAACAGCCAGGCGAACAGGATCAACTTCATCATCATTTCCGAGAGCAATCTCCCCGTGAGCACGACGGCCGCTTCCACCTCTTACAGCAGGAACCAGTCGCAGGATTGGTGGTATTACCAGTCGTACAATTCTTCCACGGCGACTTACACGCCGCTCGTCAACACCTCCAACAACCGCTGGAGCGTCGACGGCGGAACGGGGGGCGCTTCGTACCCGCAGGTGTGGATCAACGGCGGATTCCCGGGCTTCAACGGCCTCTGGGCGGTGCGGACTTGGAAGGCGCCGCTTGACGCCACGAACGGTCCGGTGAAGATCGAGGGGTGGGTAACAAAATCACTTGTGGACAACGGGGACGGTGTGCGTATCCTGTTGGTAAAAAACGGTGACATCGGTTCCCCTCTCTACGAGCGAACCATCGCCTGGAATGACTCGGCCTACTATTCGTTCAACCTGAGCACATCGATCGTCGCAGGAGATGAGATCCATCTCATGCTCGATCCCTTAAGCAACGCCTTTTCTGACGCGTGTCAGTTGAACGCCATCGTCTACGACACCACAAGGGGCACCACGGAGAGCTTGAGCGGCAACTACAGCCGGGATCAGGGTGGTGATATGCATATCACCTATGAATCCTACAACTCCTCCACGGGTGTCTACACGCAGCTCGTGAATACCTCCAACAATCGCTGGAGCGTTGACGGCGGAACGGGGGGCGCTTCGTACCCGCAGGTGTGGATCAACGGCGGATATCCGGGCTTCAATGGCCTGGATGCCGTGAGAACATGGCTCGCGCCGACGACGGGCACGGTGGACGTGACCGGAACGGTGACGAAGTCTCTTGTGACCGGCGGAGACGGCGTGATGGTGATGCTCGTCAAGGACGATGCCTATTCCTCGCCTCTCTGGCAGCAGACGATCGCGTGGAACGACGCATCGTATTACAATTTCAGCGTGTCGGACATCCCCGTGACGGCCGGGGTCACCAAACTGCACTTCCACATCAACCCTATCAGCAACGCTACTTCTGACGCGACTCAGTTGGACGCCGTCATAAGTTACGATTGAGTTCGATTTCCGCCATCCCAACGGCGGAGAGAGCCGGAAAAAGACCCCCACGGGTATCCGTGGGGGTCTTCATTTTAGATTCACGATAGCCGCGTGCTCAGATCATCCTTCTCCAGAATGAGACAAACCGGTCAGCCAGCACGCTCCACGAATAGTCACCTTCGGCCAATGTGCGCGCCCGGCGTCCCATCTCCTCCGCCGCTTCGGGTGCATCGAGAAGGGCAAGCGTCTTCTCGGCGAAATCCTCCTCGTCAGGCCGCGCGAGGAGGCCTATCGGGTGGGCCTCGAACAGCTTCTTCATCTCGCCGACCGCGCACGAAACCGTCGCCTTCCCCGCGGCCATATGCTCCCCTATCCTGTTGGGCCACCGCCCGCGATTGACCGCGGTATCGCTCATCGGGAGCAGAAGGATATCGGCGCAGGCGAGAGACTCCGCAATCCTGGCATACGGCTGAAATCCGGTCCAGAGTATGCGGTCGTCCACCCCCAGCCCCCGGGCCAGCTCCCTGTGCCAACCCTCGTCGGGCCCGATGAAGAGCAGGCGGCAATCCTCCATCCGTCTGAACACCCGCGCCATCCCGCGCATCAGCAGTTCCGCGTCGAGCAGGTTCGCCGAGATGTAACCCGCGATTCTGATGCCGCGGGGGATACCGAGCGAATCCCTCGCCGCGTCCCTCGGCAACGGCGAGATCCTCTCCACATCGGCGCCCGAGTGGAGCAGGAGCACCCTTTCCGCCGGTATCCCGATCGATCCGGCCCTGTCCCTGAGGGCCTGGCTGATGACGGTCACCCCGGCGCTGATCCTTTTCATCCCCGTCTCGAGGCGCCGCTCGGCGGCGAACTGGAACGGGAAGTTCCGGGCATCGTCGAGCAGCCCGCCGCCGCACCACCAGTCCGCCCAGTCGGAGAAAAGCGGCGCGCCCCTCAGGTATCTTTGAACGAGAGCCGGGACGGAGACGTTCGGCCGGTGGTCGAAGGCATACACGAGGTCGAATCGCGGCGCGGCGCAGCGAGAGAGGCGGGCCAGGATATCCAGGACGCCCCACCCCCCGCTCTGGTAATACCCGCCCAGCGCACACGGCGTTCGGATGATCCGGAGGCGCCCCTCATCCGCGCGCACAGTCCGGTACCGCGACTCCGCGGATACGGTCACCAGGTCGACCGAGTGCCCCCGGGCGGCGAGCTGGCGGCCCAGGTTATAACACCTGAGGAACGTCCCCTGTCCGTACCGGTTGTGATTGAGGAAAAGAAGCCGCGCCACAACACCTCCCCTACTGTATATAGCCGAGCGACTTCAGGCCGGCGCGTGTCTTAGCGTCGATCTCCACCTGCTGGGGGATGATCCCCAAACGGCTGTTCTTCGCTTTCATCTCCTCCATCCATCGGGCCGCCATCCGGCGATACCTGTCGGCCAGATCGGGCCGCTCGGCGAGGATATCAACGGTCTCCTGAGGATCCAAGACAAGATCGTGAAGGGATTCCGTGAAGCCCGGATGAGCCGGAAAGACGTACTTGCAGGTCTCATCCCGTATGGATTTCTGATAGATGTAATACTCACTGAACGCCGCCTGCCTCACCGAAGTTCCTTTTCTGATCAAGGGGAGAAGATTCACCCCGCACAACAACTCGGAGTCATATTCGATCCCCGCGAACGCGCAAAGGGTGGGATACAGATCTATCAGCGCGGCGACCCGGGAGGCCCTTTTGGGAACGGCCTCCCCGCCGGGCATGCGGATGATCATAGGGACATGGATCATCAGGTCGTAGAGCCGTCCCGGATGGCCCAGGCGCCCAAAATCCATGAACTCCTCGCCGTGATCCGCCAGGATCACCACGACGGCATTGCGGAGCTTTCCCCTTCGCTCGAGCTCGTCGAAGAGATTCTTGAGGCACGCGTCCGTGTAGTTGATCCCCCCGTCGTAGCGATCGACGATATACTGAACATCCTCCGGGGAGAGTTCCTGTTCCGGCTTCCCGTCGATGTAGTAGTACGGCCCAGTCCGCGCGGTATAGAGGGTGTCGTAGGGGGGAGGGGGGTCGTACGGGTAGTGGATGCTCATGTAGTGCAGGTAGAGGAAAAACGGCTTCTCGCCCGCCCGCGAGAGAAGGCGGAGCGCCTCCGCGTTCATCGCGGGCGGCGGAAGCAGCGTCGTATGGGTGAACGAATCGAACCCCTGCGTGAAGCCGAACTCCCTGCCGATATGCGTGTTCGCGCTGACGCCGATCGTGGCGTAGCCGCGGTCCCTGAACGCCTCGGCCAGGGTGCGCACGGATCCGGGCAACACGTCGCCGATCGCGCCCTCCGTGGTGTGCCAAAGCGCGGTGTGCATCGTCGGGTATAGGGAGCTGAACAGGCTCGCGATGGAGGCCTTGGTCGAGGGGGCCTGCGAGATGGCACAGTCGAAAACGACCCCCTCCCCGGCGACGCTGTCGATGAACGGGGTGGTATTCCGATGGTAGCCGTAGCAGCCCACGTGATCGCGGCGCAGGGCGTCGAGGAGGATGATGATGACATCCGGGGGCGAGGGCCACAGGCGCCATAGTACAAGGGCGAGAAGGCAGCCCGCCGTCCACAGTCCCGCCGCGGCGACGAGGAACGATTTCCTTTTCAGGGCTATGCGCATTGCATCCTTCCTAACGAGCGAGATACATCCTGTAGAGCAACCCGAACCTGAGGCCGACGTTCCAGGAGGCAAGCCGCACCGCGTCAAGGAGCGGATTGTAGCGCTCCCCTCCCCTGTTTCCCCGGCGCGCGACACCGCGGATGAATGCCCCGAGGCCGCGTCCGATCTCCGCGGCTTCCCGGCACAACCCGTTCGTCAGGCGCGGATGGAACTGCTCGGCATAGGTCGACACGAGCCACGCCTCGCCCCATCCGTACCTGGCGAATTGCCTCACGAAAGGCAGCCATTTCGTGCGGTGCTTGTGGAACACGACGGCGTCCCCGTTGTAGCGGACCCTCCAGTCCGTCCTCGTGAGCATCCGGATGAGCATCTCCGAATCGCCGCCGGAGACGCTCTTCTCATCGAAGAGGCCGATGCGCCGGAACACCTCGCGTCTGAAGGCGAGATTCGCCGTCATCGCGCGTGGAAGCGGCGTATAGGCGAGAAGATCCTTCTGCGACATCTGCCCGCTGTCGGCGAGGTACCGATCGATCGCCGTCTCCCGCGCGTACGGCACGATCTCCCCCGCGAAACACCCGATGGATCCGTCGTCGGACCCGCGCACGAGGTCCCGGAGCCACCCCTTCGTCGGGACGCAATCGGCATCCGTGAACGCGAGGATCTCCCCATCCGCGCGGCGTATACCCGCATTGCGTGCCGCGTAGGAATTCCGCGCGCGGCCGTCCGTCAACACCGACACGGGAAAGCGCCGGGCAACCTCACCTGTCGCGTCCCGGGAACCGTTGTCCACCACGATAATCTCGACCTTCCCCTCGGGATAGTCGAGGTCGAGAAGGGCCGTGATGCAGTCCCCTATCTGCCGTGCGGCGTTGCGCGCGGGAACGATCACCGAAACCGCAGGGTATCCAGCATCAGTGCGTCCAACTGCGCGGGGGGATGTTGCGCACAAACGACCGCCCGATATCTCTTGTGCGCTCATCGCCGCCTCCGGAAATCGCCCACGCAAAGGGGCCACTCCGCCCCCCTGCGCCGCACCTGCCTATCCTGAAAACCACGCCGCGACCCTGCCGCAACAGTCACCGAGTTGTCGAAGGACGCGGTAGTACCCGTACCTCCTCTCCCTGCGGTCCCGGAAGGAGAGCACGTTCCACGCGCCGTGTCCGAACGCGCGCAAGATCGCCTGCACATCGCCGACGCCGAGCCCTGCAATCGTCGGCGGCATCGCCTGGATGCGGCGACTGTGCTTGCGTACGGTCATCGACCACCCGCGGCCATACCGGTAGTACGACCGGAAGAGCTGTCCGGGGCCGGAGCGGTGCCGGTGCTCGACCCTGGCTCCGGGCAGATACCGCATCGCGTACCCCGCCCAGTGCACGCGCCACCCGAAGTCGATATCCTCCCCGCCCGCCCAGGTGAACTTTTCATCGAACCATCCCACCGCATCGAACACCTCCCTCCGGAAGAGGGCGTTGGCGGTATTGATGTAGGGATACGGCACGGCGTTCCCCTCGATCGCATTCTCCTGGGATTTTGCGGTGAATTCGTTGCAGTACGCCTCAAAATCATTCGTGGCCGGAGGCGCGGCGATCATCCCCCCCGCACACGCCACCCCCGGGAGCATACCGCCGACAAACTCCGAAAGCCACGCGCGATCGGCAATGCAGTCCGAATCGATGAACGCGATAAGCTCCCCTGCCGCCGCGCGCACCCCCGCATTCCTCGCAGCCGCGGCTCCCCTTTTCGGTTGGCAGAGGCACCGAACCGGATAACGGGAGACGATCTCCCGGCTTGCATCCGTCGACCCGTTGTCCACGATAATGAGATCTGCGCCATCGAAGGGGCGAGCGGCGGCGAGAACGGATTCGATGCACGGTCCGATCGTGCGTGCCGAGTTGAATACCGGCACCACCACGGAAAGTATCGGCCGCCCCACGGTTGATTCTCCCATCGTATCGATCCCCGGACATCGCGCGCGCAACTACCGCCTGCCGACAGACACACGCACGCAGCAATAGTACCAGCGGCGTCATTTGGAGCAAAGATAGAGATCCTCGTCTCTCAGCAGGCCGTATCGATGCGCGAGGCGGTCGCCGAATTCTTCGGCCCAATTGTACACGCGAACCTTGAAACCGGCGGCCTCGAGCCGCTGTGCGTAATCCTTGCCGTACAGTCTCACGTGGTCGAATTGCCCGAATCTTCGTTCTCGTTCCTTGTGATCCGTAACAGTCCGGTCTTCAACCGTGGTTGCCAGTGTCCGCGCGATGGGGACCTGGAGTATGGCATTCCCGCCGGGTTTCAACACGCGATGCAGTTCGGCCATGGCTTTCCGGTCGTCATCGACGTGCTCAAGCACGTGATTGCATATGATGAAGTCAAACCAGTTATTCGGAAAATGTATGTCGGTGACATCCATCCCGAGGACGTCGTCTTCCGGGTGTAAATCGGCGCACAGATACTCGATGCAGGCCCGACTCGAAATTAGTCCCCGGAGACAGGATTCGGGAGCTATATGCAGCACTCTTCCGGGCACATCGAGGATGCGCGTTTTTTGATGCAGGAACAGATAGACGAGCCGTTCCCGCTCCTTTGACCCGCAGCGCGGACACTGGGCGTTCCGACGATACCCTCCCCCGACCACCCGCAACTCGCTCAGTACGGGAATATCCAATCCAGACGGGAAAAATTGGCCGAATATCCCCCGGCATATCGGGCATTCGTATTCATCGCCCCAACATCGCCACTCTGCGCAGACCCTCTTCAGTCTTGCCAGATAGTGTCTGGATCGAGAGACAACGCCGA from Chlamydiota bacterium encodes the following:
- a CDS encoding zf-HC2 domain-containing protein, which gives rise to MSNVSKCRGVRRAVGAYGSGELGTRSRQVVEGHITSCSPCRFFVERQTRLERLLGSLASSFGDAPDEPPSWEQFRPILLSAMKDGSESRFGRAWEGIRARLADWLVPKTALHLSQAFYLAKRAAVPALGVFVAFAAYCVFTGERAMQREDRVVQVAQASPSLLLHVQFQPGEAGGMVSGGNARQEGVLRYGWK
- a CDS encoding glycosyltransferase family 4 protein, which produces MARLLFLNHNRYGQGTFLRCYNLGRQLAARGHSVDLVTVSAESRYRTVRADEGRLRIIRTPCALGGYYQSGGWGVLDILARLSRCAAPRFDLVYAFDHRPNVSVPALVQRYLRGAPLFSDWADWWCGGGLLDDARNFPFQFAAERRLETGMKRISAGVTVISQALRDRAGSIGIPAERVLLLHSGADVERISPLPRDAARDSLGIPRGIRIAGYISANLLDAELLMRGMARVFRRMEDCRLLFIGPDEGWHRELARGLGVDDRILWTGFQPYARIAESLACADILLLPMSDTAVNRGRWPNRIGEHMAAGKATVSCAVGEMKKLFEAHPIGLLARPDEEDFAEKTLALLDAPEAAEEMGRRARTLAEGDYSWSVLADRFVSFWRRMI
- a CDS encoding sulfatase gives rise to the protein MRIALKRKSFLVAAAGLWTAGCLLALVLWRLWPSPPDVIIILLDALRRDHVGCYGYHRNTTPFIDSVAGEGVVFDCAISQAPSTKASIASLFSSLYPTMHTALWHTTEGAIGDVLPGSVRTLAEAFRDRGYATIGVSANTHIGREFGFTQGFDSFTHTTLLPPPAMNAEALRLLSRAGEKPFFLYLHYMSIHYPYDPPPPYDTLYTARTGPYYYIDGKPEQELSPEDVQYIVDRYDGGINYTDACLKNLFDELERRGKLRNAVVVILADHGEEFMDFGRLGHPGRLYDLMIHVPMIIRMPGGEAVPKRASRVAALIDLYPTLCAFAGIEYDSELLCGVNLLPLIRKGTSVRQAAFSEYYIYQKSIRDETCKYVFPAHPGFTESLHDLVLDPQETVDILAERPDLADRYRRMAARWMEEMKAKNSRLGIIPQQVEIDAKTRAGLKSLGYIQ
- a CDS encoding glycosyltransferase; translated protein: MIVPARNAARQIGDCITALLDLDYPEGKVEIIVVDNGSRDATGEVARRFPVSVLTDGRARNSYAARNAGIRRADGEILAFTDADCVPTKGWLRDLVRGSDDGSIGCFAGEIVPYARETAIDRYLADSGQMSQKDLLAYTPLPRAMTANLAFRREVFRRIGLFDEKSVSGGDSEMLIRMLTRTDWRVRYNGDAVVFHKHRTKWLPFVRQFARYGWGEAWLVSTYAEQFHPRLTNGLCREAAEIGRGLGAFIRGVARRGNRGGERYNPLLDAVRLASWNVGLRFGLLYRMYLAR
- a CDS encoding glycosyltransferase gives rise to the protein MGESTVGRPILSVVVPVFNSARTIGPCIESVLAAARPFDGADLIIVDNGSTDASREIVSRYPVRCLCQPKRGAAAARNAGVRAAAGELIAFIDSDCIADRAWLSEFVGGMLPGVACAGGMIAAPPATNDFEAYCNEFTAKSQENAIEGNAVPYPYINTANALFRREVFDAVGWFDEKFTWAGGEDIDFGWRVHWAGYAMRYLPGARVEHRHRSGPGQLFRSYYRYGRGWSMTVRKHSRRIQAMPPTIAGLGVGDVQAILRAFGHGAWNVLSFRDRRERRYGYYRVLRQLGDCCGRVAAWFSG
- a CDS encoding class I SAM-dependent methyltransferase, producing MKIHPVGEYVQSIGVVSRSRHYLARLKRVCAEWRCWGDEYECPICRGIFGQFFPSGLDIPVLSELRVVGGGYRRNAQCPRCGSKERERLVYLFLHQKTRILDVPGRVLHIAPESCLRGLISSRACIEYLCADLHPEDDVLGMDVTDIHFPNNWFDFIICNHVLEHVDDDRKAMAELHRVLKPGGNAILQVPIARTLATTVEDRTVTDHKERERRFGQFDHVRLYGKDYAQRLEAAGFKVRVYNWAEEFGDRLAHRYGLLRDEDLYLCSK